The following coding sequences are from one Gossypium hirsutum isolate 1008001.06 chromosome A12, Gossypium_hirsutum_v2.1, whole genome shotgun sequence window:
- the LOC107920240 gene encoding spindle and kinetochore-associated protein 1 homolog produces MDLKQAGSSLDSLISSFNTRIAELQELVIARNMYPASSVTDLSAIDAALKGMELQVKAIKDRLHEETKAIPKAKKLIAKSLRQQKKLQSMSVYAPSYLPERTATLNLDSDRATICLVPEACKQQPNQSTMVEEPAAIPKEKKSRGSPPLWYITAGELDSLSSYMRGRLTLEKVNAAINDMATYAEANAQLIAAPKKKLAENQWERALELKDIATTESIKGKHFFLETDMKGPSLKLDNTGKAILTVLRHLGRISETRMGHHRVIILLKPQ; encoded by the exons ATGGATCTTAAACAAGCCGGTTCTTCACTCGATTCtctgatatcttcattcaacactCGAATCGCTGAGCTACAAGAACTCGTCATTGCAAGGAACA TGTACCCGGCGAGTAGTGTGACGGATTTGTCGGCAATTGATGCGGCATTGAAGGGCATGGAGCTTCAAGTGAAGGCGATCAAGGACCGCTTGCACGAGGAAACCAAGGCCATTCCAAAAGCCAAA AAACTGATTGCCAAATCGCTGCGGCAGCAGAAGAAATTGCAGAGTATGTCTGTTTATGCACCCTCATATTTGCCTGAAAGAACTGCAACCTTGAATTTGGACTCTGATAGAG CTACCATTTG TTTGGTTCCTGAAGCCTGTAAACAGCAGCCTAATCAGAGCACTATGGTTGAGGAGCCTGCTGCTATACCAAAG GAGAAGAAAAGCCGTGGCTCTCCGCCATTATGGTACATAACTGCCGGTGAATTAGATTCATTGTCTTC GTACATGAGAGGAAGGCTCACACTTGAGAAGGTCAATGCAGCTATTAATGACATGGCAACATATGCTGAGGCAAATGCTCAGCTTATTGCTGCTCCTAAGAAGAAG TTGGCAGAAAATCAATGGGAGAGAGCCTTG GAACTGAAAGATATTGCAACGACAGAATCTATAAAGGGAAAGCACTTTTTCCTTGAAACTGATATGAAAGGACCATCATTGAAGCTTGACAATACTGGAAAAGCCATTCTAACT GTCCTTCGTCACCTTGGTCGCATCAGTGAGACTCGGATGGGACATCATCGTGTGATCATTCTTTTGAAACCTCAATGA